In Tachysurus fulvidraco isolate hzauxx_2018 chromosome 11, HZAU_PFXX_2.0, whole genome shotgun sequence, one DNA window encodes the following:
- the scn4ba gene encoding sodium channel, voltage-gated, type IV, beta a isoform X1, translating into MDEREHGKVDMEVRRTGGSFPHRSTRCGDGVHASVVITLLIGVWCAQALEVSVGKVNSVEVMNGSSVLLPCTYSSCIGIQNLYFNWKYNDNGTMNKLCEGVIPGEGLEPHVMMYHERLMFVGSSKESNISVLLWNVTFEDEGQYTCFARNPKEKNRNHSAIFNLIVVDQLKEVDNTLTVIIVSVVGGLIGLIIIVMVIKAVVLHFLNKAQEKNKECLVSSSGNDNTENGLSGSKADNKASPKA; encoded by the exons ATGGATGAACGTGAGCATGGAAAAGTGGACATGGAAGTACGGAGGACTGGAGGATCGTTCCCTCACAGAAGCACAAGATGTGGTGATGGGGTTCATGCTAGCGTTGTCATCACTCTTCTGATTG gGGTGTGGTGTGCACAGGCACTGGAGGTATCAGTGGGGAAGGTTAACTCTGTAGAGGTGATGAATGGCAGCTCCGTACTCTTACCTTGTACCTACAGTAGCTGTATCGGCATCCAAAACCTGTACTTCAACTGGAAGTATAATGACAATGGGACGATGAATAAG CTTTGTGAGGGAGTGATACCAGGAGAGGGCTTGGAGCCTCATGTGATGATGTACCACGAGCGGTTGATGTTTGTGGGCTCCAGTAAGGAGAGTAACATCTCTGTCCTGCTGTGGAACGTCACCTTCGAGGACGAGGGCCAGTACACCTGCTTCGCCCGCAACCCCAAAGAGAAGAACCGAAACCACAGTGCTATATTTAACCTCATCGTAGTCGACCAGC TTAAGGAAGTGGACAACACACTGACGGTCATCATTGTGTCTGTGGTCGGAGGGCTGATCGGGCTGATCATTATAGTCATGGTAATAAAAGCAGTGGTCCTCCATTTCCTCAACAAGGCCCAGGAAAAAAA TAAAGAGTGCCTTGTGAGCTCTTCAGGAAATGACAACACAGAAAACGGCCTTTCAGGTTCCAAAGCAGACAACAAAGCTTCACCAAAGGCATAA
- the scn4ba gene encoding sodium channel, voltage-gated, type IV, beta a isoform X2, which produces MYLLLCKVDLVTEFSSLSTCAGCEGVWCAQALEVSVGKVNSVEVMNGSSVLLPCTYSSCIGIQNLYFNWKYNDNGTMNKLCEGVIPGEGLEPHVMMYHERLMFVGSSKESNISVLLWNVTFEDEGQYTCFARNPKEKNRNHSAIFNLIVVDQLKEVDNTLTVIIVSVVGGLIGLIIIVMVIKAVVLHFLNKAQEKNKECLVSSSGNDNTENGLSGSKADNKASPKA; this is translated from the exons ATGTACTTGTTGCTGTGCAAGGTTGATTTGGTTACAGAGTTCAGCTCCTTGTCTACATGTGCAGGTTGTGAAG gGGTGTGGTGTGCACAGGCACTGGAGGTATCAGTGGGGAAGGTTAACTCTGTAGAGGTGATGAATGGCAGCTCCGTACTCTTACCTTGTACCTACAGTAGCTGTATCGGCATCCAAAACCTGTACTTCAACTGGAAGTATAATGACAATGGGACGATGAATAAG CTTTGTGAGGGAGTGATACCAGGAGAGGGCTTGGAGCCTCATGTGATGATGTACCACGAGCGGTTGATGTTTGTGGGCTCCAGTAAGGAGAGTAACATCTCTGTCCTGCTGTGGAACGTCACCTTCGAGGACGAGGGCCAGTACACCTGCTTCGCCCGCAACCCCAAAGAGAAGAACCGAAACCACAGTGCTATATTTAACCTCATCGTAGTCGACCAGC TTAAGGAAGTGGACAACACACTGACGGTCATCATTGTGTCTGTGGTCGGAGGGCTGATCGGGCTGATCATTATAGTCATGGTAATAAAAGCAGTGGTCCTCCATTTCCTCAACAAGGCCCAGGAAAAAAA TAAAGAGTGCCTTGTGAGCTCTTCAGGAAATGACAACACAGAAAACGGCCTTTCAGGTTCCAAAGCAGACAACAAAGCTTCACCAAAGGCATAA
- the scn2b gene encoding sodium channel subunit beta-2 isoform X2: MALVLRDPQGASAMFTSAMLLFVASSVSSMEVLVAQQINALNATTVKISCTFNSCYKLDISKFSMNWTYQATKNDTEEKFMTFLKSRITPLRTEHFWDRVKFAGNLDKNDLSITISDVQLTDKGIYNCYVRNPPDRAEGHGIIQLSVVTELPPPRDSTIAVAVGASIGGMLALVILSMVIVKSVRRHKKQELISDEQKMEEEGKTDGDGGTEEGTKNDFA, from the exons atGGCGCTGGTGCTCAGAGACCCGCAGGGAGCTTCAGCCATGTTCACATCAGCGATGCTGCTTTTTGTGG catcTTCTGTCTCGTCCATGGAAGTGCTCGTGGCCCAGCAGATCAATGCACTGAACGCCACCACAGTAAAGATCTCTTGCACTTTCAACTCCTGCTACAAACTGGATATCAGCAAATTTTCTATGAACTGGACCTATCAGGCGACCAAAAATGACACTGAGGAGAAG ttTATGACCTTTCTTAAGAGCAGAATAACTCCTTTGAGGACGGAGCATTTTTGGGACAGGGTGAAGTTTGCTGGAAACCTCGATAAGAATGACCTTTCCATCACCATCTCAGACGTTCAGCTGACAGACAAAGGGATCTATAACTGTTACGTACGCAATCCTCCTGATCGTGCGGAGGGTCATGGAATAATCCAGCTGTCTGTAGTCACTGAGT tGCCTCCTCCCAGAGACTCCACCATCGCAGTGGCAGTCGGAGCATCTATAGGAGGGATGCTGGCTCTGGTGATCCTCTCCATGGTCATCGTCAAGTCTGTTCGCAGACATAAGAAACAGGAGCTCATCTCTGATGAACAGAAAATGGAGGAGGAGGGAAAAACAGATGGAGATGGAGGCACAGAAGAAGGAACTAA AAATGACTTTGCTTGA
- the scn2b gene encoding sodium channel subunit beta-2 isoform X1, giving the protein MALVLRDPQGASAMFTSAMLLFVASSVSSMEVLVAQQINALNATTVKISCTFNSCYKLDISKFSMNWTYQATKNDTEEKFMTFLKSRITPLRTEHFWDRVKFAGNLDKNDLSITISDVQLTDKGIYNCYVRNPPDRAEGHGIIQLSVVTELPPPRDSTIAVAVGASIGGMLALVILSMVIVKSVRRHKKQELISDEQKMEEEGKTDGDGGTEEGTKQILHGSDLKG; this is encoded by the exons atGGCGCTGGTGCTCAGAGACCCGCAGGGAGCTTCAGCCATGTTCACATCAGCGATGCTGCTTTTTGTGG catcTTCTGTCTCGTCCATGGAAGTGCTCGTGGCCCAGCAGATCAATGCACTGAACGCCACCACAGTAAAGATCTCTTGCACTTTCAACTCCTGCTACAAACTGGATATCAGCAAATTTTCTATGAACTGGACCTATCAGGCGACCAAAAATGACACTGAGGAGAAG ttTATGACCTTTCTTAAGAGCAGAATAACTCCTTTGAGGACGGAGCATTTTTGGGACAGGGTGAAGTTTGCTGGAAACCTCGATAAGAATGACCTTTCCATCACCATCTCAGACGTTCAGCTGACAGACAAAGGGATCTATAACTGTTACGTACGCAATCCTCCTGATCGTGCGGAGGGTCATGGAATAATCCAGCTGTCTGTAGTCACTGAGT tGCCTCCTCCCAGAGACTCCACCATCGCAGTGGCAGTCGGAGCATCTATAGGAGGGATGCTGGCTCTGGTGATCCTCTCCATGGTCATCGTCAAGTCTGTTCGCAGACATAAGAAACAGGAGCTCATCTCTGATGAACAGAAAATGGAGGAGGAGGGAAAAACAGATGGAGATGGAGGCACAGAAGAAGGAACTAA ACAAATTTTACATGGCTCTGATCTGAAGGGCTAA